One part of the Rutidosis leptorrhynchoides isolate AG116_Rl617_1_P2 chromosome 1, CSIRO_AGI_Rlap_v1, whole genome shotgun sequence genome encodes these proteins:
- the LOC139878288 gene encoding uncharacterized protein isoform X2 codes for MFSRATWVEITGIPVDYGCMESVFATVREMGEVLYYSKSSYNLIQAQSLFVFLEVNDAKQIDFTISAELKNKERVKLWVHEVDNEFDPQEHIDDDGNGSFINGVNQRIRSMEETKEDQGTAEDVNGPVAPENPSSPGKDAPEIPLSPVRGFSTSVKESGYHLTWAANILSPMVLSKTPNSNSNLNLEVYEKYKGSVLKRKAATVPEKEKILLCLFKEESTKI; via the exons ATGTTTTCTAGAGCTACTTGGGTAGAAATAACAGGTATACCTGTAGATTATGGATGTATGGAGAGTGTTTTTGCCACGGTTAGAGAGATGGGCGAAGTATTATATTATTCGAAATCTTCTTATAATCTTATACAAGCACAGTCCTTGTTCGTTTTTCTGGAAGTTAATGACGCTAAGCAGATTGATTTTACTATTTCGGCTGAACTAAAAAACAAAGAAAGGGTCAAGTTATGGGTCCATGAAGTCGATAACGAGTTTGATCCTCAAGAACatattgatgatgatggtaatgGTAGTTTCATTAATGGGGTTAATCAAAGGATAAGGTCAATGGAGGAGACTAAGGAAGATCAAGGTACTGCAGAAGATGTTAATGGTCCTGTTGCACCCGAAAATCCATCTTCTCCGGGTAAAGATGCACCTGAAATTCCATTATCACCGGTGAGAGGTTTCAGTACTTCGGTGAAAGAAAGTGGGTACCAccttacatgggctgctaacatCCTTAGTCCAATGGTTCTTAGTAAAACAcccaattcaaattcaaatttgaaTTTGGAAGTTTATGAAAAATACAAAGGTAGTGTGTTGAAGAGAAAAGCAGCTACTGTTCCGGAAAAAGAGAAG ATCCTCTTGTGCTTATTCAAAGAAGAAAGCACAAAAATCTAA
- the LOC139878288 gene encoding uncharacterized protein isoform X1 codes for MFSRATWVEITGIPVDYGCMESVFATVREMGEVLYYSKSSYNLIQAQSLFVFLEVNDAKQIDFTISAELKNKERVKLWVHEVDNEFDPQEHIDDDGNGSFINGVNQRIRSMEETKEDQGTAEDVNGPVAPENPSSPGKDAPEIPLSPVRGFSTSVKESGYHLTWAANILSPMVLSKTPNSNSNLNLEVYEKYKGSVLKRKAATVPEKEKVQSTFKEKTLKIDKILLCLFKEESTKI; via the exons ATGTTTTCTAGAGCTACTTGGGTAGAAATAACAGGTATACCTGTAGATTATGGATGTATGGAGAGTGTTTTTGCCACGGTTAGAGAGATGGGCGAAGTATTATATTATTCGAAATCTTCTTATAATCTTATACAAGCACAGTCCTTGTTCGTTTTTCTGGAAGTTAATGACGCTAAGCAGATTGATTTTACTATTTCGGCTGAACTAAAAAACAAAGAAAGGGTCAAGTTATGGGTCCATGAAGTCGATAACGAGTTTGATCCTCAAGAACatattgatgatgatggtaatgGTAGTTTCATTAATGGGGTTAATCAAAGGATAAGGTCAATGGAGGAGACTAAGGAAGATCAAGGTACTGCAGAAGATGTTAATGGTCCTGTTGCACCCGAAAATCCATCTTCTCCGGGTAAAGATGCACCTGAAATTCCATTATCACCGGTGAGAGGTTTCAGTACTTCGGTGAAAGAAAGTGGGTACCAccttacatgggctgctaacatCCTTAGTCCAATGGTTCTTAGTAAAACAcccaattcaaattcaaatttgaaTTTGGAAGTTTATGAAAAATACAAAGGTAGTGTGTTGAAGAGAAAAGCAGCTACTGTTCCGGAAAAAGAGAAGGTGCAGAGTACTTTCAAGGAGAAAACTTTAAAAATTGACAAG ATCCTCTTGTGCTTATTCAAAGAAGAAAGCACAAAAATCTAA